A window from Mycolicibacterium tokaiense encodes these proteins:
- a CDS encoding sugar ABC transporter substrate-binding protein: protein MNRTSALLVATVLGAGLTLSACSSSSDSGSGDGSSGSAEASGAGKIGVILPDTKSSVRWESKDRPALEAAFKEAGVEYTIQNAEGSADTMTTIADGMIADGVTVLAIVNLDSDSGAAIQQKAASQGVKTIDYDRLTLGGSADVYISFDNTVVGELQGQGLVDCLGGRPAANVVFLNGSPTDNNATLFSSGAHSVIDGTPGITIVGEQAVPDWDNDEAVTIFEQMYTAADGRIDGVYAANDGLAGSVISILEKNQRAGQVPVTGQDATVEGLQNILAGTQCMSVYKSATEEAGALAEAAIALANGQEPETNNTSRDDQGGRDVPSVLLTPKSITKENMNVVFDDGGQSKEEVCAGQFAAMCTEAGV from the coding sequence GTGAATCGAACCAGTGCCCTGCTCGTCGCGACTGTTCTCGGAGCCGGCTTGACGCTCAGCGCGTGCAGCAGCAGCAGCGACTCGGGGTCCGGCGACGGATCCAGCGGCAGTGCCGAAGCCAGCGGGGCCGGCAAGATCGGCGTCATCCTGCCCGACACCAAATCCTCCGTCCGATGGGAGAGCAAGGACCGCCCGGCGCTGGAGGCGGCGTTCAAGGAAGCCGGCGTCGAATACACCATCCAGAACGCCGAGGGCTCCGCGGACACCATGACCACCATCGCCGACGGCATGATCGCCGACGGGGTGACGGTGCTGGCCATCGTGAACCTGGACTCCGACAGCGGCGCAGCCATTCAGCAGAAGGCGGCCTCCCAAGGCGTCAAGACCATCGACTACGACCGCCTCACGCTCGGCGGGTCGGCCGATGTGTACATCTCGTTCGACAACACCGTCGTCGGTGAGCTGCAGGGTCAGGGGCTGGTGGACTGCCTCGGCGGCCGGCCCGCGGCGAACGTGGTGTTCCTCAACGGATCTCCGACCGACAACAACGCCACCCTGTTCTCCAGCGGGGCACACTCCGTCATCGACGGCACCCCGGGAATCACCATCGTCGGCGAGCAGGCCGTGCCCGATTGGGACAACGACGAAGCCGTCACCATCTTCGAGCAGATGTACACCGCCGCCGACGGACGCATCGACGGTGTGTATGCCGCCAACGACGGCCTCGCCGGCTCGGTCATCTCGATCCTGGAGAAGAACCAGCGCGCCGGACAGGTGCCCGTCACGGGTCAGGACGCCACCGTCGAAGGCCTGCAGAACATCCTGGCCGGCACCCAGTGCATGTCGGTGTACAAGTCGGCCACCGAAGAGGCCGGGGCGCTGGCCGAGGCAGCCATCGCGTTGGCCAATGGCCAAGAGCCCGAGACCAACAACACCTCGCGTGATGACCAGGGCGGCCGCGACGTGCCGTCGGTGCTGCTGACGCCGAAATCGATCACCAAGGAGAACATGAACGTGGTGTTCGATGACGGCGGCCAGTCCAAGGAAGAAGTGTGCGCCGGGCAGTTCGCCGCCATGTGCACCGAGGCGGGAGTCTGA